One Oryza glaberrima chromosome 11, OglaRS2, whole genome shotgun sequence genomic region harbors:
- the LOC127755664 gene encoding uncharacterized protein LOC127755664, with product MSQGSIPECGGSGIDNVGIDFDLEDMLWHVEPDVLTGRRRGLDNWEALEKAAKELRYDEAKGCDKDYTVLRSVLELLRLKTRHGWSDTSFNDLMDLLKVMLPKPNLLPTNTYQAKKLICPLSLCVQKIHACENHCILYRKEFADLDSCRTCGTSRYKTGNGVSDREVVDQDALVDEKKKIPNMVMWYLPVKDRLKRLFLNRTDAELMRWHQEGRKNDGKIRHPADARQWKNFDALHPEFAKVPRNVRFALSTDGMNPFGDLSNTHNTWPMLLTMYNLPTWICQKRKYILLSILIQGPKQPGINIDVFMEPLMEDMQELWKEGLGMWDEYRREHFTLCAIIFITINDLPMNFSLSGQFKGKFRCLICIDKTSYKYLTSSTKGVYMRHHRFLPQRHRWPAMARLFDNTVENDLAPETRTGGSIFELTKDIKVVFGKPKKKAVKRKKRIWITRKTWRFVIPSIKLVSWKDLTISGYNAHDCHKMSTVFLPIAIRAVKPFHTRLVITKLCYIFNRVSQKVSDPEELGPLQIFAIETACQLEMFFPPAYFNMMEHLILHIVPQIIEIGPLYLHQMWAYDRYMSVLKGYVCNRAPPEGSMIEGYTTEEGKDLQFSESLEEKTLHRLANGPTSLVTSWQGYDIGGYRFYTIFKDKKSAAQNSVVRVEAFDISGEKKFYYGIIQDIWELDYGLNIQIPVLRCQWVRDTTGVSINNYGLTVVDRSKLGHKDDPWVVAERVAQVFNVKDPSDDKVAVAVSGKQNIIGIDDIEDASDYSQYDDVPLFTDYPNWIK from the exons ATGTCACAGGGAAGCATCCCGGAATGCGGTGGCTCTGGTATAGACAATGTAGGTATTGATTTTGATCTGGAAGATATGTTGTGGCACGTTGAACCAGATGTCCTAACTGGTAGAAGACGAGGGTTGGACAATTGGGAAGCGTTGGAAAAAGCAGCGAAGGAACTTCGTTACGACGAAGCGAAAGGATGCGACAAGGACTATACGGTGTTGCGCTCGGTGCTTGAACTTCTCAGATTGAAGACCAGACATGGATGGTCGGACACTAGCTTCAATGatttgatggatcttttgaAAGTTATGCTTCCTAAGCCAAACCTCCTGCCGACGAACACATATCAAGCGAAGAAACTGATATGTCCATTATCTCTATGTGTTCAGAAGATCCATGCATGTGAAAATCATTGCATACTGTACCGCAAGGAATTCGCGGATTTAGACTCTTGCCGAACATGTGGGACGAGTCGGTACAAGACGGGCAACGGAGTCTCCGATCGAGAGGTGGTCGACCAAGATGCACTGGTGGATGAGAAGAAAAAGATTCCCAACATGGTGATGTGGTACCTGCCAGTGAAAGATCGCCTGAAGCGGCTATTTTTGAATCGTACCGATGCCGAGTTGATGAGATGGCACCAGGAGGGTAGGAAAAATGACGGTAAGATCCGACACCCTGCCGATGCTCGACAGTGGAAAAACTTTGATGCACTACACCCGGAATTTGCAAAGGTCCCGAGAAATGTAAGGTTTGCCTTGAGCACGGACGGAATGAACCCGTTCGGTGACCTAAGCAACACACACAACACCTGGCCAATGCTGCTAACCATGTATAACTTGCCTACATGGATTTGCCAGAAGCGAAAGTATATTCTTTTGTCTATCCTTATACAAGGTCCAAAACAGCCTGGGATTAACATTGATGTGTTTATGGAACCATTGATGGAGGACATGCAAGAACTGTGGAAGGAAGGGTTAGGAATGTGGGACGAGTACCGTAGGGAACATTTTACTCTGTGTGCCATCATATTCATTACGATCAATGACTTACCGATGAACTTTTCGCTCTCGGGCCAGTTTAAGGGGAAATTCAGATGTCTCATATGTATCGACAAGACATCGTACAAGTACCTCACCTCCTCAACCAAGGGTGTGTACATGCGTCATCATCGGTTTTTACCTCAGAGGCACAGGTGGCCTGCGATGGCCAGATTATTTGACAATACAGTAGAGAATGATCTAGCTCCTGAAACACGAACTGGTGGCTCTATCTTCGAGCTGACAAAGGacattaaggttgtgttcggcAAGCCAAAGAAGAAGGCCGTTAAGAGGAAGAAAC GTATCTGGATTACTAGAAAGACCTGGAGGTTCGTCATTCCATCGAT AAAACTTGTATCTTGGAAAGATTTGACCATCTCTGGGTACAATGCTCATGACTGTCACAAGATGTCAACAGTCTTCCTACCAATTGCTATAAGAGCGGTCAAGCCATTTCACACTCGGTTAGTGATAACAAAGTTGTGCTACATTTTCAATCGAGTATCACAGAAGGTTTCTGATCCTGAAGAGTTAGGCCCCCTTCAAATATTTGCAATCGAGACAGCATGCCAGCTTGAGATGTTTTTCCCTCCAGCTTACTTCAACATGATGGAGCATCTGATTCTCCACATCGTACCTCAGATTATCGAGATTGGTCCCTTATATCTACACCAGATGTGGGCGTACGACAGGTACATGTCGGTCCTGAAAGGGTATGTTTGTAACCGAGCTCCTCCGGAGGGATCAATGATAGAGGGGTACACAACTGAGGAG GGGAAAGATCTGCAGTTCAGTGAATCACTCGAGGAAAAAACATTGCACAGGCTAGCAAATGGCCCAACTAGTCTTGTGACCTCATGGCAAGGGTACGACATCGGCGGATATAGGTTTTACACAATATTCAAGGACAAGAAAAGCGCAGCTCAGAATAGCGTAGTTCGGGTGGAGGCGTTTGACATATCAGGTGAGAAGAAGTTTTACTACGGGATCATACAAGACATTTGGGAGCTTGACTATGGCCTTAACATACAGATCCCGGTGCTACGATGCCAATGGGTCAGAGACACAACAGGCGTATCCATCAATAACTACGGCCTGACGGTTGTGGATCGTAGCAAGCTAGGACACAAGGATGATCCGTGGGTTGTTGCTGAGCGTGTTGCACAGGTTTTCAATGTGAAGGACCCATCCGACGATAAGGTGGCCGTTGCTGTATCGGGAAAGCAAAACATCATTGGCATTGATGACATTGAAGATGCGTCAGATTACAGCCAATACGACGACGTCCCATTGTTCACAGATTATCCTAACTGGATCAAGTGA